The Setaria viridis chromosome 6, Setaria_viridis_v4.0, whole genome shotgun sequence genome includes the window CTCCCTGAattcctcgccgccgtccaaaTCTGCTTAGAAGCCAGACCATGGCCGCCACCTCCGCTGACGCCGCCTCGGCGGTTCCGCCTTCTGCGATATCCGCAGCCGAGGATACGCTCGCGGCCGCCGAGTCCGTCGGGGACCACCTATCCCAgctgctcgcggcggcggcggcggaccccGACGCCGTGGCCGAGCTCCCGCCACTGCTCCGGGCGCGCGCCTTCCTCGCGGTGGCGCAGGCTGCCACCTCCCTCTTCGCGGGTACAGTCCGCGCTTACCCTTCTCATTGCTTAAGGTTaagccttttctcttttttttttccttttcttataaTAAACGTCTCCTTTTGTGGATTTTTGCAGTGCGGCTAAGGTGTTCTGGAATTGACCCCGACGAGCACCCCATCAGAAAGGAGTTTGTAAGCTCCTCCTTGCTCTGAGAATCCTCAATCTTTTGAAGTGTCTTGTCTCTGAATGCCCTTGAACTTGAAGTAGGGGTTAAATGTCGATGCTATTGACTGGAAGTCTCGAACGAAGATGGTAGTATATCGTGTAAATGAATGCCTTGGAGCAGTGAGCGTGAGGGTGGAGCACTTTAGCTTAGGCCTATTGAACATGCGCATGGTTTTACAGTAGCTTTTTGTGGATCAGAACAGAGCTTGCATGGTTTAAATTTCACCTTTCACATGGTTTGGCATTTAGCTTAATTTGCTGTTGTTGCCCTTTTGGTGTAGAATTTGCATGGCCAAAAGTTTAAGTATTAAGTTCATTGGGGTTCTTTGTGAGGGCATCTTAAATAAAAAATTCTTTGTTCTAATTTCGTTGAAATTTTAATTTAAGGAGAAAAGTTCTGAAAATGGCGATGATGGCAATTCTTCAATGAGGAGTACTATTTGGATTTACAATGTTATCAAAAATTCAGTCTATGCATGTTGTCTACTGTTCAAAGTTTTATGTTTAATGAAAATTGATATTTTGTAATCCTTGAATGGAGAATTCTATGTAGCCACATGAATTTGATGTTTATATCTTTTCAACTATTCCGGGAGAAAGTTTTGATGTTTATGATTGTTTGGTGGAGTCTACGTGGCCTGTGGCCACTGGCCACTACTTGAAGTGGAAATGCAATCTCTGTATTTGTAAAATGGTATAGCTCTTTAGTTGACAGTTGTTTTCTCCTGGGCTCGATTCTTTTCTTTCCAGGAGAGGTTAAGCCTGTGGCAAGAGAAATTAAATCGATTTGAGGACTGGGACAAGGGTACTGTACTGCACTTTTCAATGTGTGTTCATAGTTTATTCATAGATATGCCATGCTGTTACCCTGTTAACACTGAACTCAATTGCAGCACCACTTCGCCCTACTACTACACTGAATACACAAGCAGCAG containing:
- the LOC117861423 gene encoding uncharacterized protein; translated protein: MAATSADAASAVPPSAISAAEDTLAAAESVGDHLSQLLAAAAADPDAVAELPPLLRARAFLAVAQAATSLFAVRLRCSGIDPDEHPIRKEFERLSLWQEKLNRFEDWDKAPLRPTTTLNTQAAARFIGHSLSHLTSDQKRSMQAISRGERRGWSGQKRKSEYLPQKKSVRAAAEEFLAKAAQEFIGNSDSRVKGPVRLVPDEDED